Genomic window (Bdellovibrionales bacterium):
ACCGAGGACGGAAGAAATATTTGGCGTGCCGGCTTCAAATTTATGAGGGGTATCCTGATAAACAACAGATTCCCAACTCACTTGCGAAATCATGCTGCCACCGCCCTCAAAGGGCGAAAGTCCATCGAGAAACGCTTTCTTCCCGTACAGAACGCCTACTCCGTAGGGAGCAAACATCTTGTGGCCCGAAAAAGTCAAAAGATCACAATCCATCTTCTGCACATCGATGGCTTCCGTGAGCATGGCTTGGGCCGCATCGATAAAAGTGATAGCTTTTTTCTTTTTGGACCATTCAATGACAGGCTCGACGTCTAATCGAACGCCCGTGACGTTGGAGTACAGGACGAGCGATATCATTTTCACCGGTTGGTCCTCGTAACTCTTTAAAGCGTCCTGAGATAATCGACCATCCATACCAAAAGGTAAAACTTCAATTTTACAACCGGTACGCTCTTCTAACATTTTCCACGGAATTATATTGGAGTGATGCTCAAAAGGGCTCAAAAGAATGATATCGCCTTTTTGAATCTCTTTGAGGCCATAGGAATACATCACAAGATTGATCGAATCTGTCGTGCCGCGAGTAAAGACGATCTCCTCACGAGCGGCAGCGTTGATCAAAGTTTTTACCTTATCGCGAACACCTTCGTAATGCTCGGTCCCTAAACGACTAAAGTAATGGGCTCCACGATGAATATTTGCCGTCTCGGACGTGTAGTACTTGTAAAGCCGTTCGGCGACAGATACGGGCTTTAATGAAGAGGCTGCATTATCGAGATAGACAAACGGCTCACCGTTCACCTTCTGGCTGAGCATGGGAAACTGCTCTCTAAATTTCTCGACATTGTAACT
Coding sequences:
- a CDS encoding cysteine desulfurase; the protein is MSYNVEKFREQFPMLSQKVNGEPFVYLDNAASSLKPVSVAERLYKYYTSETANIHRGAHYFSRLGTEHYEGVRDKVKTLINAAAREEIVFTRGTTDSINLVMYSYGLKEIQKGDIILLSPFEHHSNIIPWKMLEERTGCKIEVLPFGMDGRLSQDALKSYEDQPVKMISLVLYSNVTGVRLDVEPVIEWSKKKKAITFIDAAQAMLTEAIDVQKMDCDLLTFSGHKMFAPYGVGVLYGKKAFLDGLSPFEGGGSMISQVSWESVVYQDTPHKFEAGTPNISSVLGLGEAIDFMKKYDLSDWNAHEKALILRLEKELSQYPSVTLYGPSISEVRKSAVLSFNWKGAHSSDVGEILDQSGVAVRAGHLCAQPMMKMLEVPGTVRVSLAPYNSEQDIELFLKAFKKVEGLL